In Osmerus mordax isolate fOsmMor3 chromosome 24, fOsmMor3.pri, whole genome shotgun sequence, the following are encoded in one genomic region:
- the ckmt2b gene encoding creatine kinase S-type, mitochondrial: MASSFRRMMFGRGTAVVLASLGAGTLASGYLLSDTAAAAEKRKLYPPSADFPDLRKHNNCMAAALTPSIYGRLRDKLTPNNWTLDQCIQTGVDNPGHPFIKTVGMVAGDEESYEVFADIFDPVIKDRHNGYDPCTMKHPTDLDASKITSGMFDERYVLSSRVRTGRSIRGLSLPPACTRAERREVERVCVQALSGLTGDLAGCYYSLGEMTEREQQQLIDDHFLFDKPVSPLLTCAFMARDWPDARGIWHNNEKTFLIWVNEEDHTRVISMEKGGNMKRVFERFCRGLKEVERLIQERGWEFMWNERLGYILTCPSNLGTGLRAGVHVRLPNLSKDARFSKILDNLRLQKRGTGGVDTAATGDTVDISNNDRLGKSEVELVQMLIDGVNYLIECEKKLEKGQDIRVPAPITQF, from the exons ATGGCAAGCTCCTTCAGACGTATGATGTTTGGGCGTGGCACGGCAGTGGTGCTGGCGAGCCTTGGTGCAGGCACCTTGGCGTCGGGATACCTTCTGTCTGACACAGCCGCCGCTGCTGAGAAGAGGAAACTCTACCCACCCAG TGCGGATTTCCCTGACCTGAGGAAGCATAATAACTGCATGGCAGCAGCTCTGACCCCATCAATTTATGGTCGACTGAGAGACAAGCTAACCCCCAACAATTGGACCCTGGACCAGTGCATCCAGACGGGAGTGGACAACCCCGGGCACCCCTTCATCAAGACCGTGGGCATGGTGGCAGGGGACGAGGAGAGCtatgag GTGTTTGCTGACATCTTTGACCCCGTCATCAAGGACAGACACAATGGCTATGACCCTTGCACCATGAAGCACCCCACTGACCTGGACGCCTCCAAG aTCACATCGGGAATGTTTGATGAGCGTTATGTGCTGTCGTCTCGCGTGCGTACTGGGCGGAGTATCCGAGGCTTGAGCTTGCCCCCAGCATGCACGCGTGCAGAGCGGCGAGaggtggagcgtgtgtgtgtgcaggccctaTCCGGCCTTACAGGAGACCTTGCTGGATGTTACTACAGCCTGGGGGAGATGACCgagagagaacaacagcagCTTATAGAT gaccacttcctgtttgataaACCCGTCTCCCCCCTTCTCACCTGTGCCTTCATGGCCCGTGACTGGCCTGACGCCAGGGGCATCTG gcaCAACAACGAGAAGACTTTTCTGATCTGGGTGAACGAGGAGGATCACACCAGGGTCATCTCCATGGAGAAGGGTGGCAACATGAAGAGAGTGTTTGAGAGGTTCTGCAGAGGGCTTAAGGAg gtggAGCGTCTGatccaggagagagggtgggagtttATGTGGAATGAGCGTCTGGGTTACATCCTCACTTGCCCCTCCAATCTGGGCACTGGGCTGAGGGCTGGCGTCCATGTACGCCTGCCCAACCTCAGcaag gacgctCGATTCTCTAAGATCCTGGATAACCTGCGTCTCCAGAAGAGAGGCACTGGAGGAGTAGACACAGCTGCTACTGGAGACACCGTTGACATCTCCAACAACGACCGTCTGGGCAAATCAGAG GTGGAGCTGGTGCAGATGTTGATTGACGGCGTAAACTACCTAATCGAATGTGAGAAGAAGCTGGAGAAGGGGCAGGACATCCGAGTCCCAGCCCCAATTACCCAGTTCTAG